The following proteins come from a genomic window of Lycium ferocissimum isolate CSIRO_LF1 chromosome 4, AGI_CSIRO_Lferr_CH_V1, whole genome shotgun sequence:
- the LOC132053348 gene encoding 26S proteasome non-ATPase regulatory subunit 2 homolog A-like isoform X1: MSKNPDPNSTAGKPAGEEAPVKVPAKDPKKKDDKKDEDLSEEDLALKQQLELYVERVQDADPGLQKVALESMRQEIRTATSSMTSVPKPLKFLRAHYGTLKGFYEKMPDSDLKTLLADILSVLALTMSAEGERESLKYRLLGSQGDIGSWGHEYVRNLAGEIGQEYAKRQSEEAPIDDLMELVQQIVSFDMKHNAEPDAVDLLIEVEDLDLLVEHVDSSNCKRTCAYLTSFAKYLPGPDDMLVLDIAYTIYMKFEEYPLALVTALALDNMQSIKQVFTSCDDNLRKRQFCYILARHGQTFDIDEEMCASDEEREVLQEIVNNAKLSEGYLALARDIEVMEAKTPDDIYKPHLLDGRASAGANVDSARQNLAATFVNAFVNAGFGQDKLMTVPSEATSGGSSTNWLFKNKEHGKASAAASLGMILLWDVDSGLAQLDKYFHSTDTHVIAGALLGVGIVNCGIKNDCDPALALLAEYCDKDDPSVRIGAIMGLGLAYAGAQNEQIRSILTPILGDSKASLDVIAFTAISLGLVYVGSCNEEIAQAIIFALMERSESELGEPLARLLPLGLGLLYLGKQESVEATAEVSKTFHEKIRKHCDMTLLSCAYAGTGNVLKVQQFLGQCAQHLEKGETYQGPAVLGIAMVAMSEELGLEMTIRSLEHLLQYGEQNIRRAVPLALGLLCISNPKVNVMDTLSRLSHDSDTEVAMAAIVSLGLIGAGTNNARIAGMLRNLSSYYYKEANLLFCVRIAQGLVHLGKGLITLSPYHSERFLLSPTALAGLITMLHICLDMKAIILGKYHYVLYFLTLAMQPRMLMTVDENLKPLSVPVRVGQAVDVIGQAGRPKTITGFQTHSTPVLLAAGDRAELATEKYIPLSPILEGFVILKENPEYRDDN; encoded by the exons atgtcaaaaaatcCGGATCCGAATAGTACCGCCGGAAAACCCGCCGGAGAAGAAGCACCGGTGAAAGTTCCGGCGAAGGatccaaagaaaaaggatgacaagAAAGACGAAGATCTA TCCGAAGAAGATTTGGCTTTGAAGCAGCAATTGGAATTGTATGTGGAAAGAGTTCAGGATGCAGATCCCGGACTTCAGAAGGTTGCCCTGGAGAGCATGag gCAGGAAATACGTACGGCAACAAGCTCCATGACATCGGTTCCAAAACCACTGAAGTTCTTGCGTGCCCATTATGGAACACTAAAGGGATTTTATGAGAAAATGCCAGATTCAGATTTGAAG ACACTTCTGGCAGATATTCTCTCTGTACTGGCTTTGACAATGTCTGCTGAAGGAGAAAGG GAGAGCTTGAAGTATAGACTGTTGGGATCTCAAGGCGACATTGGTTCCTGGGGACATGAATATGTTAG GAACTTGGCTGGAGAAATTGGACAAGAGTATGCAAAGCGGCAG AGTGAAGAGGCCCCAATTGATGATCTTATGGAGCTCGTGCAACAGATTGTTTCTTTCGACATGAAG CATAATGCCGAACCTGACGCTGTGGATCTTTTAATCGAG GTTGAAGACCTTGATCTCTTGGTGGAGCATGTGGATAGCAGCAATTGTAAACGGACATGCGCTTATCTCACCAGTTTTGCAAA ATACCTTCCTGGGCCTGATGACATGTTGGTACTAGATATTGCATACACTATATACATGAAGTTTGAGGAGTATCCTCTCGCACTTGTGACTGCATTAGCCCTAGACAACATGCAG TCTATAAAGCAAGTTTTTACGTCATGTGATGATAATCTACGGAAGAGGCAGTTCTGTTATATCCTTGCTCGCCAT GGTCAAACGTTTGATATTGATGAAGAGATGTGTGCGAGTGATGAAGAGAGAGAAGTATTGCAGGAAATTGTTAACAATGCGAAATTAAGTGAAGGGTATCTTGCACTTGCTCGTGATATTGAGGTCATGGAAGCCAAAACCCCTGATGACATATACAAG CCACATTTGCTTGATGGCCGAGCTAGTGCTGGGGCAAATGTCGATTCGGCTAGACAAAATTTGGCTGCTACATTCGTCAATGCATTTGTCAATGCTGGTTTTGGCCAG GATAAGTTGATGACGGTACCATCAGAGGCCACAAGCGGTGGTTCCTCTACAAACTggcttttcaaaaataaagaacATGGGAAAGCTAGTGCTGCAGCAAGTCTG GGAATGATCCTGCTTTGGGATGTTGATTCTGGGCTTGCACAACTTGACAAATATTTCCATAGTACTGATACCCATGTAATTGCCGGTGCACTATTAGGAGTTGGGATTGTAAACTGTGGCATCAAGAATGATTGTGATCCG GCATTGGCACTTCTTGCTGAATATTGTGACAAAGATGACCCTTCAGTTAGAATAGGTGCTATAATGGGTCTGGGTCTTGCTTATGCAGGTGCTCAGAATGAGCAG ATCAGAAGTATATTGACTCCCATACTTGGAGATAGCAAGGCGTCCCTTGATGTAATTGCATTCACTGCAATATCGTTGGGCTTGGTGTACGTGGGTTCATGTAACGAAGAGATCGCCCAGGCAATCATCTTTGCATTGATGGAGCGAAGCGAGTCAGAATTGGGAGAGCCTCTTGCCCGTCTCTTGCCTCTGGGTCTTGGTCTTTTATACCTTGGGAAGCAG GAAAGCGTTGAGGCAACAGCTGAAGTTTCAAAGACTTTCCACGAGAAGATCAGAAAGCATTGCGATATGACCCTCCTTTCTTGTGCCTATGCTGGGACAGGCAATGTACTCAAG GTCCAACAATTTCTTGGTCAATGTGCTCAACATCTTGAAAAGGGTGAAACCTATCAGGGACCAGCTGTCCTTGGTATTGCGATGGTTGCAATGTCTGAAGAGTTGGGGCTTGAAATGACAATACGCTCACTAGAACATCTTTTGCAGTATGGGGAGCAAAATATCAGAAGAGCAGTTCCATTGGCTCTTGGCCTCCTCTGCATATCAAATCCTAAG GTCAATGTCATGGACACTCTGAGCAGGCTCAGTCACGATTCAGACACTGAAGTAGCGATG GCTGCTATCGTTTCCTTGGGATTGATAGGTGCAGGAACAAACAATGCTCGAATAGCTGGAATGCTGCGTAACCTGTCCAGTTACTATTACAAAGAAGCCAACCTTCTTTTCTGT GTGCGGATCGCTCAAGGTCTTGTTCATTTGGGGAAGGGCTTGATAACACTCTCACCATATCATTCTGAACGATTTTTGTTATCTCC GACTGCGCTAGCTGGACTCATAACTATGCTGCACATATGTCTTGATATGAAGGCCATTATCTTGGGGAAATACCACTATGTGCTATATTTTCTGACACTGGCAATGCAG CCAAGGATGTTAATGACTGTGGATGAGAATTTAAAACCCTTGTCAGTGCCTGTTCGAGTTGGCCAAGCTGTTGATGTTATAGGTCAGGCTGGTCGACCAAAGACGATTACAGGTTTTCAGACACACTCAACTCCGGTTCTCCTTGCTGCTGGGGATCGAGCTGAACTTGCAACAGAAAA GTACATTCCACTCTCGCCCATTCTTGAAGGTTTTGTTATATTGAAGGAGAATCCAGAGTATAGGGATGATAACTAG
- the LOC132053348 gene encoding 26S proteasome non-ATPase regulatory subunit 2 homolog A-like isoform X2: MRQEIRTATSSMTSVPKPLKFLRAHYGTLKGFYEKMPDSDLKTLLADILSVLALTMSAEGERESLKYRLLGSQGDIGSWGHEYVRNLAGEIGQEYAKRQSEEAPIDDLMELVQQIVSFDMKHNAEPDAVDLLIEVEDLDLLVEHVDSSNCKRTCAYLTSFAKYLPGPDDMLVLDIAYTIYMKFEEYPLALVTALALDNMQSIKQVFTSCDDNLRKRQFCYILARHGQTFDIDEEMCASDEEREVLQEIVNNAKLSEGYLALARDIEVMEAKTPDDIYKPHLLDGRASAGANVDSARQNLAATFVNAFVNAGFGQDKLMTVPSEATSGGSSTNWLFKNKEHGKASAAASLGMILLWDVDSGLAQLDKYFHSTDTHVIAGALLGVGIVNCGIKNDCDPALALLAEYCDKDDPSVRIGAIMGLGLAYAGAQNEQIRSILTPILGDSKASLDVIAFTAISLGLVYVGSCNEEIAQAIIFALMERSESELGEPLARLLPLGLGLLYLGKQESVEATAEVSKTFHEKIRKHCDMTLLSCAYAGTGNVLKVQQFLGQCAQHLEKGETYQGPAVLGIAMVAMSEELGLEMTIRSLEHLLQYGEQNIRRAVPLALGLLCISNPKVNVMDTLSRLSHDSDTEVAMAAIVSLGLIGAGTNNARIAGMLRNLSSYYYKEANLLFCVRIAQGLVHLGKGLITLSPYHSERFLLSPTALAGLITMLHICLDMKAIILGKYHYVLYFLTLAMQPRMLMTVDENLKPLSVPVRVGQAVDVIGQAGRPKTITGFQTHSTPVLLAAGDRAELATEKYIPLSPILEGFVILKENPEYRDDN; the protein is encoded by the exons ATGag gCAGGAAATACGTACGGCAACAAGCTCCATGACATCGGTTCCAAAACCACTGAAGTTCTTGCGTGCCCATTATGGAACACTAAAGGGATTTTATGAGAAAATGCCAGATTCAGATTTGAAG ACACTTCTGGCAGATATTCTCTCTGTACTGGCTTTGACAATGTCTGCTGAAGGAGAAAGG GAGAGCTTGAAGTATAGACTGTTGGGATCTCAAGGCGACATTGGTTCCTGGGGACATGAATATGTTAG GAACTTGGCTGGAGAAATTGGACAAGAGTATGCAAAGCGGCAG AGTGAAGAGGCCCCAATTGATGATCTTATGGAGCTCGTGCAACAGATTGTTTCTTTCGACATGAAG CATAATGCCGAACCTGACGCTGTGGATCTTTTAATCGAG GTTGAAGACCTTGATCTCTTGGTGGAGCATGTGGATAGCAGCAATTGTAAACGGACATGCGCTTATCTCACCAGTTTTGCAAA ATACCTTCCTGGGCCTGATGACATGTTGGTACTAGATATTGCATACACTATATACATGAAGTTTGAGGAGTATCCTCTCGCACTTGTGACTGCATTAGCCCTAGACAACATGCAG TCTATAAAGCAAGTTTTTACGTCATGTGATGATAATCTACGGAAGAGGCAGTTCTGTTATATCCTTGCTCGCCAT GGTCAAACGTTTGATATTGATGAAGAGATGTGTGCGAGTGATGAAGAGAGAGAAGTATTGCAGGAAATTGTTAACAATGCGAAATTAAGTGAAGGGTATCTTGCACTTGCTCGTGATATTGAGGTCATGGAAGCCAAAACCCCTGATGACATATACAAG CCACATTTGCTTGATGGCCGAGCTAGTGCTGGGGCAAATGTCGATTCGGCTAGACAAAATTTGGCTGCTACATTCGTCAATGCATTTGTCAATGCTGGTTTTGGCCAG GATAAGTTGATGACGGTACCATCAGAGGCCACAAGCGGTGGTTCCTCTACAAACTggcttttcaaaaataaagaacATGGGAAAGCTAGTGCTGCAGCAAGTCTG GGAATGATCCTGCTTTGGGATGTTGATTCTGGGCTTGCACAACTTGACAAATATTTCCATAGTACTGATACCCATGTAATTGCCGGTGCACTATTAGGAGTTGGGATTGTAAACTGTGGCATCAAGAATGATTGTGATCCG GCATTGGCACTTCTTGCTGAATATTGTGACAAAGATGACCCTTCAGTTAGAATAGGTGCTATAATGGGTCTGGGTCTTGCTTATGCAGGTGCTCAGAATGAGCAG ATCAGAAGTATATTGACTCCCATACTTGGAGATAGCAAGGCGTCCCTTGATGTAATTGCATTCACTGCAATATCGTTGGGCTTGGTGTACGTGGGTTCATGTAACGAAGAGATCGCCCAGGCAATCATCTTTGCATTGATGGAGCGAAGCGAGTCAGAATTGGGAGAGCCTCTTGCCCGTCTCTTGCCTCTGGGTCTTGGTCTTTTATACCTTGGGAAGCAG GAAAGCGTTGAGGCAACAGCTGAAGTTTCAAAGACTTTCCACGAGAAGATCAGAAAGCATTGCGATATGACCCTCCTTTCTTGTGCCTATGCTGGGACAGGCAATGTACTCAAG GTCCAACAATTTCTTGGTCAATGTGCTCAACATCTTGAAAAGGGTGAAACCTATCAGGGACCAGCTGTCCTTGGTATTGCGATGGTTGCAATGTCTGAAGAGTTGGGGCTTGAAATGACAATACGCTCACTAGAACATCTTTTGCAGTATGGGGAGCAAAATATCAGAAGAGCAGTTCCATTGGCTCTTGGCCTCCTCTGCATATCAAATCCTAAG GTCAATGTCATGGACACTCTGAGCAGGCTCAGTCACGATTCAGACACTGAAGTAGCGATG GCTGCTATCGTTTCCTTGGGATTGATAGGTGCAGGAACAAACAATGCTCGAATAGCTGGAATGCTGCGTAACCTGTCCAGTTACTATTACAAAGAAGCCAACCTTCTTTTCTGT GTGCGGATCGCTCAAGGTCTTGTTCATTTGGGGAAGGGCTTGATAACACTCTCACCATATCATTCTGAACGATTTTTGTTATCTCC GACTGCGCTAGCTGGACTCATAACTATGCTGCACATATGTCTTGATATGAAGGCCATTATCTTGGGGAAATACCACTATGTGCTATATTTTCTGACACTGGCAATGCAG CCAAGGATGTTAATGACTGTGGATGAGAATTTAAAACCCTTGTCAGTGCCTGTTCGAGTTGGCCAAGCTGTTGATGTTATAGGTCAGGCTGGTCGACCAAAGACGATTACAGGTTTTCAGACACACTCAACTCCGGTTCTCCTTGCTGCTGGGGATCGAGCTGAACTTGCAACAGAAAA GTACATTCCACTCTCGCCCATTCTTGAAGGTTTTGTTATATTGAAGGAGAATCCAGAGTATAGGGATGATAACTAG
- the LOC132053351 gene encoding uncharacterized protein At4g28440-like, whose amino-acid sequence MSTTTPTPAAAAVAVAAAATTSEKKKPVFVKVETLKPGTHGHNLTVKVVNSNTVKATGGGGGGGGRGRGLASLNSRVPPRISECLIGDETGSILFTARNEQVDLMKPGATVILRNAKIDMFKGSMRLAVDKWGRVEVTEPADIAVNETNNLSLVEYELVNVEE is encoded by the exons ATGTCTACTACTACTCCTACTCcggcggcggcggcggtggCGGTGGCGGCGGCGGCAACAACATCAGAGAAGAAGAAACCTGTGTTTGTGAAAGTGGAAACCCTAAAACCTGGTACACATGGTCATAATTTGACTGTTAAGGTTGTTAATTCGAATACTGTTAAGGCTACtggtggcggcggcggcggcggcgggcGTGGTAGAGGATTAGCGTCGTTGAATTCTAGGGTTCCGCCAAGGATATCTGAGTGTCTTATTGGTGATGAAACTGGCTCTATACTATTCACTGCTCGTAACGAACAag TTGATTTAATGAAGCCAGGTGCTACTGTGATTCTGCGGAATGCAAAGATTGACATGTTCAAGGGTTCCATGCGACTTGCAGTAGACAAATGGGGTCGCGTTGAGGTTACTGAACCAGCTGATATTGCTGTTAACGAAACAAACAACCTTTCGTTAGTTGAGTATGAATTGGTGAATGTTGAAGAGTAG